The genomic region TGATAATAATGATATTTTTTGGGACAAAGATTCTGGAACAACCCGGAGCTGGTGGCACAAGAGTGATAGACAAAATGACTCAGAGCTTGTTGATGCCAAGATTGGACATATACGTAGCCGCGCGACGTTCTGGTTTTCGCAAGAATTTTCGGTTGGTATGTCAGCATGACACCTAAAGTTGTACACATTACTGATTTCACCGGGGATGTAGGGGTTCTTCTACTTGAGCCGACCCCCAGAACGGGTTTCCCCCTTTGGCGGGGGTACGGTAACTGGGATGACATCCCACGATTCGAGAGTCCACTGTATGATCATGAACAAAACCAAAGTGCAAAAAGCTGGTTTGAAGAGTATCTTTATTGGGCCCAACAGCAAATTGATCCCGTCAATCTACCACACACGCTTTCTTGTACCTTGCGCGACAGGCCAATTCAGTCTCTATTGCACATGGTATGCGGCGAGTGGCTCGTCTTCGCTGACTACCTGAACACGCGTCTCAACCAAATCGACTGGGGCATCGCAAGCCCTTCCTTCTTCCCGGACACCAAAACCGACAGTAGAAAGCAAAGTCTTGATAAACTACACTTTTGGCGCAGGTGGATTCCCCAAGCCCGTGACATGCTGCAAAGCTGTATACGCGAGACTTCCCAGTTCACCCGGTCACCTGAAATGCACCAGATCTGGGAGCCATACGAGCCTGATTACAAAGCCATCAGAGATCGCCTCGACGAGTATGAGCGTCGCATCGATTGCCTGAGCAGCGCCGTTAACTCTGCTATCAGCCTTGACGATGCCAAAAGCACATCTCACTTGACGATTTTGGCATCCATCTTTATACCACCAAGTCTGGTCGCCGCTTTGTTGTCCATGGCCACTGATCCGCTGGGCGATCTCTTACCCGCTCTGAAGTGGTGGGCTATTGCTTCGACTGCAGTGGTAGCCATTATCTCTGGAGTACTGTTGGCGCTAAACTCGGGGGACAAGTGGTTCAAGAAGGTCAAGTTGTTTATACCTACACGTGCAAGTTATAGTGCTGGAGAAAACGAAAACGGGAAGTGGAAAAAGAACGGTATTGTAAACTTTAACTTGATAGCTTGGGTCAGGTCACAGTATTATGGCAAGGAAAGACCTCACGGTTCGAAACCTGACTCGGATGTTGAAATGAGCATGTTGAAATGAGCATGTTGTAATGAGCATGCTGTATTGATTGAAGAATAAAATACTAGTGCTGAAATGTGACGGTTCGATTTTCCAAGGGATAAAACTAGTCCGTTCTgagtttatgttggcagagtcgtagggcgtgtGATACTGAGCAgagcgaagtgtcacgtctcttaatagtgaataatGCGGGTTAGGCGCATTCAGGTAAAAAAGTTTTACTGATAGCTGatgagctaagttctatctagtgctaaaggaatgtatatatacttgatGATATGTGAGTCGAACGAAGTCGGTTCGACTCTAGTCGTCATgtaagtcgaatggcgttCGACTACTACATGGTAGGTGACTAGCTATTGGATAGAAAATGTGGGAATGCACGTGACGTAACCGCTTGAATCGTAACACGATCTCTCCTCTCCCAGGGTCTTGTCCTCAAAAAAAATTCACAACAGAAAGCAAGCAATTTGGGTCATAGATAACGAACGAGGATCAAAACGGGAAACTTGGGGACGGCTGGCCTTATTTCAACCATAAGGCGAAGTGGGGCGTTTGCCAGACGGACGCGTCGGCTGTCTGCCGAGTCCTGTTAACCAGACATAGCTGCAGATAAAAAGCGACCACAACCGTGTAGGatacaatcaatcaatcaatcaaagGAAGGCAGACGCTTATGTGTTTGCCTATCGCTCCAGGTTAACAACCTCCACTTCAGTGCATAGTAGTATAATGATTTTGTAATTAACTAATTCAAGTCCTtgtgtcagatattaaggtgaatCGTATGTATTGCTTGATCCTCTCGCCAGGCTTcgaaattgattgattgattgtatCCTACACGGTTGTGGCCGCTTTTTATCTGCAGCTATGTCTGGTTAACAGGACTCGGCAGACAGCCGACGCGTCCGTCTGGCAAACGCCCCACTTCGCCTTATGGTTGAAATAAGGCCAGCCGTCCCCAAGTTTCCCGTTTTGATCCTCGTTCGCTATCTATGACCCAAATTGCTTGCTTTCTGTTGGAAAATTTCGGATTTTCCGCCTCTTGTTCATCCGTCCTTGAATTCTTGCTTGTTGCTGTCCTCAGGAACCTTTCCTTCGTGGCTTCGTGCTGCAACTCTGTCGGTGCCAATGCACCGTGCTGTGCGACCATGATACCTACAGTCTCCCCCCAGCTATCGGCTTTGTCTGTAAGATAACCTCCCTCGTTAAACCCCGGGGCTCTTTCTGTACGCCATGTTCCATGTCTTTCTGCTTTTGTTGCCTCCTGCTGGGTTCCTATGTGGCCATGTATTCGTTATCTGTGTATGTATCGCTACCGGCGATGGTGACAATAGTAGGCATCGACTATCCCATGTAGTGCGATGCTCCGCTCGGTTCGAGATGTCGGATTACTGAGTATGAGAGCTCCCGCGCGGCTTCCTCAGACGTTATCAGGTAACGAAAGGGGACCAATCCCTCGATACGGTATTTTGTGGGGGCGACAGTGGGCAAGTCTGTCTGTAATCTGTAGTGTTGTGTGGCATCATTCGTAGCATGCCGGGTATCTGGTGCTCTACCACGCGGGAGGTGATACCGTTCTGTCCGTCATCTCGTCGTAGTGGGACGTCGCAAACCTTGGCTAGGAGATGGGCCGACCAACAAAAACCCATATGTGACTGTATGTTTTATTTCGAAGCTGCTGGTGGAAATGTTTGGGCTTCATCGTCGCACTGCATGGAATACGTCGTAGCTCAGCTAAGATCGTCACCGTTCGCGGACACGTGGTTTTCGTGGTATGCTCTGATTGTTTCGCGCTCTTTTCTCGCCCGCGACCGTACCCCGACCTCTGCGGCCATCAAGACACCTCGGGGAAGATGAAATGACCGGTCAAAGCCATTACGGCCACGGGCGGGAGTGTTGTGCTCAATATGTAGCTGTTGTTTCAAAAATTCGTTCTCGCTGTTGTGAAAAGTTTTTTAAGCGTCCAGGCTTCGAAATTGATCGTATAGATCGATCAAATAGATCAGACAGAGCTTCACGTGACGAGGCAATGAAGCTGCGGAATCCAAAAAAGGAAGGTGGTGGGGCGCCTTCCTCCTTAGAAAGCTCTCAACAGCAGCGTCTCTCCACCAATTGCGCCTGCCAGAAATGCTTTGTGGGACATGCGACGTATTGCGATCCACATAGAGGCAGAATCCAGGGTAGCCTACCCTGCACCTCACCGATTTATATATGGTCCACCTGATCGACGATCAAATCGATTGGTCGATCGATTTCGAAGCTTGCCTCTCGCAATCGAAGGACTtttgagaccttatatcttcgactggttccttctaggactcaagtcctagaaagtcctagatgaaagtcctacgatctaagtttaggacttcaaactttaatcctaaaccttaacCCTAaatgtgacgggtgaaggttcccaagggataaactagtccgtactggtttatgttggcagagtcgtagggcgttgtcactgagcgttgcgaagtgtcacgtctcttaatagtgaatagagcgggtcaggcgtattcaggtaaagaagttttgttgatagctggtaggccatcgtactatctagtgctaagcgaatgtatatatacatgaggGCTCACTGAGGTGGGAGTGAGCCTTAGGGGAAGGCTCACGATGCAGGGAGTGAGCTTTGGCAAAAGGCTCACTACATGTTAGGTGAGCTACAGGGTAGTTGGTGTGGAGGGCTCACGATGTGTCGGGTGAGCCTATGGATGATTGGTGAAAAAggtggggtacacgtgacgcTGGGACAGGGATCGTGACACCATGCTACTGTCTAATACAAGCTTCACTACAAACAAGGCAGCCGAAACAATATCGTTCCGTTAAGAATTTCCTGATTTAGATAGATCATGGGCCACGGAGTACACCGCGGCAGCTGCCTGAAACGCAACTGGCCAAGAATCGTGATGGCAAATCATTCGAAGGATCAAGGATGGTTCGAAAACTATGCTTGGCTTGTTTGTCAGGGCGCCTGATTTCGCTTTTTCGAGTTTAGACGAAGCGCAAGAATGGGCGAAGCAGAAACATCCACCATGTTCGATATGATACGTAAGGCTGAGCCCCTCCCCTGCAAGCGTCGTCCCACTTTCTAAGATAAGATCAAAAGTAAATAATCTTGGGGGGTGTAAGCAGGCTCAAGATCCCGAAGGATCGCCTTGCATCGAAGGATGATATCGTTCGATACGAATTTCCCACTCATTGGCCAGTGGACTAGTCCTATCTTGAAGTAGAAAGAAACTTGTTTAGAGAGTCCCTTTATATCGGATAACTCCATTGACTTGTCGTCAGAAAACGAAATAAAGTGTGCATGACCGCCCTGCTCATGCAATCGCAACAGATCATCAAGTCTGACACTTGCCCCTCAATCTACCACTTTTGGATCTTTCATCGTTTATCATTTACCCAAACGAGTCTGCAACTATGCTTGCTGATGCAACCATCTTGGCCGTGTTGCTCGGGGCTCTTGTTCCGGCACATGCAGCCGCTTTGACGTTGGAACACCGCTCCCCTAGCTCTGGTAACTCGGTTGCAGTACCTGCCTATTGGGACGTGTATGGCTATCTGTTCAATGTCACTGTTGGTTCGCCTCCCCAGGAACTTACGATGCTTAGCGACATGACATGGATGGCTCCCTTTGTACGATCTGGACGATGTCTCGGCGAATTCAATCCTGATCTCTGTGCGGGACAAGAACAACCATTCTTTAACGAGCGTGACTCGGAATCATTCAGCAATGCCTCTTTTGCCCAGACCACGTGGCCCATCACAGCCTTTGCGCCCAACTTCACCGTAGACTACGGGCGAGATGAGGTGTGCATTGGACATGTCTGCAACAGCGATATGCTTATGCAGGTCTCCAACTTCCCGTATCCTGCAAGTGTCGTGCCTGCAGTCCCGTTCGGTGGCATCTTTGGCTTGGCCCCTCCGCCATCCAAGCGGGCCGAAACATCAGAACCTGCCAACTACCAAGCATGGCAGGAAGGCAACATGGGACCCTTGGTAGGCTGGCACACGTGCGCCACGCTGGACTCAACGTCGAGCTGTCAGGGGGGTGATGCTCAGCTCGTCTTTGGGAGTACAGATACTTCCATGTATGACACCAAGCAGTTACAGTCCTATGGGATCCAGAACCCAGAATGGCTCAGCGACGCGTTCTACCCGGCTACGCCCCCGCGCAGCAACTACTGGAGTACTCCGCTTACGGGCATGTGGGTCAAAGACGATGGAAACAAGTCAAAGAACTATGCTGTCCCTTTCGAGGCTGCCAAGGGTGGTAAAACGACACCCCCCCTGGCTGTTGTAGACGAAGGATCTGAAGGACTGGGTGCTCCACTCTCCCTCAACGGCTACAAGTACCTTGTCAGTAAGACGGATGCCAAGCCGGCCTCCACCGCTGTCATCGAAAAGATCATGAGCCAGGGATCAACAGGATACAACACCGATATGCAGGACTGGTACACTCTATCGTGCGACGATCTGGACAGATATCCTGATCTCGTCTATGAGTTTGATGGAGGGAAGGAGTACACGATTCCTCggcgtcgtctaggcgcacaggacctgtgtgctcggggcacagaCCCCCCTGTCAGCAGGCTAGGGGCACAGccccctgactaagcattTCCCGTTGAATTAGAAATTGACTGAATGTACTAACGCATTCAACGGAGCCGACAGCTACCCTTTGACTGTGATTATTGAAATAGGGACGGGAAGGGCTAACCAAATTATACACAGCTATGACAGCCGGAGAATGTTCAATAGCTTTGCTACCGAGTGACCGTCTAACACCCATGACTTCCAACAATGATACAATCTTCTGTGCGCCCACTAGCTAAGTGCAAAGCTTCTTGTTCCCTACTGTCTGCTTCTATTCTCTCCCAAATTTCTTTGACGCCTCTTCTTCTATTGGCTAAAGGATTGTCTCCCATCTCCTCGGCGACCTGGGCTTCAATCCGCTCATCCTCCGCCTTACTCCAATCCAAATAcgccatcatctcctctttCGTCCATTCTCTTGATCCTGTTGACGTGATACAGCGCTTGGACATCTGTTTGTAGTCCAGGCACCACTCGTAGCTATGTTTGTCATACCTGAGTGGGAGCCCCATCGCCCTGCGATATTGTTGGTTCGTCTTGATGCTGCCAGCTGGCTGCACTGCGTACCACGCGCTTCTTGCGGCAACATATCTTTCATATATTTCCTGTGGAGAATCGTACCTCGGtggtgatggcgatggccGGCCAAGCGAAGGGGGTTGCTCATGAACAGGAGATTCCGGCCGCTGAGAGGCGCCACCGGGCGAGTCTTGCAAGGTCCCAGTCATAGTCTCCGGCTGAGAGGCGAGGACTGCCGGTGCCGCTGTCATTGCCGATGCTTCTGTTTCTGCCAGTGCCTTTGCCTCTGCTGCTACCTTTTCCAAGAGCTCTTGATGCCGCAAGGGACATGCCTTCGAATTCATTTGGTGACCGACTTCATGGCATTTGCTGCATTTTGGCGGGGCCTTTGCCCTTACCTTTCCTGTAGTCGCAGCGGCTTCAAAGGAGCTTGGTAGTCTTTTTGTACTTGACTGTGGCAGATTTGATATAGTAGCCCTTGCATCTATGCGAGTGCGAGGCTCCAGAAGTAACTGTTGCTGCCCTGGGCGCTTCAGATGCCAATGCTTGTGGAaatgctcaagaagaagaacttggccttgttcttgtaagGTCTGAAGTAGGTGAGCGCAAGGCAATCCCAGTGTACGCATAAAAATACCAGTACAGCGAGGCAGAGGGGGTTTTTTATCCAAAAGCCGCTTTCGTTGCTCTTCAACCTTCCTCAACGCCTCAAAAGATACCCAACCTTGAACAGCACTATACAGAGCTATACGAAGCTCAATTGGTTGTCGAAGTTGCTGTTGGGCTTGATTTGACTGTAGCTGATGGACCTGATTGGTAACAGCTCGTGTAATAGCACCCCAAGCCTCAAATAGATCTAGTGTCGATGTATTTAGATAGCTTTTAAGTAGACTATGAATACCTTCCACACGAGAAGTAACGACAGTACCAAAGTGAAGATGCTGATCAACCCAAGCTTTTACAAGCTTCTCCTTGTGAGGGTTTAGCCACGTTGCATGCAAATATCCAATCTCATTGGCGTAGGCGGGTAGATATCGCTGCTCAAGCTGCTGAACCCGCTGATCAAAGGTTACCTGATCAGCTGATTGAATGATTAAATGCCACTGGTTATAGAACTCTTGCCAGCTAAGAAGCTCTGCCTCGATTGTCTTTGGATCTGTTCGGTGTTGAATAAAGGCCGGCCGACAATAAGCAAGGACTGCCTTATTAGCATGCCAAAGGCATAATAGAAGGACTGCAGATGGAAAGCAGATAGCAACTGCATTTATACAAGCTAAAGCACAGTCCGTAATAATGACAGACGGAAAGCTTGTATTGCAGACCTCATATAAAGACTTCAGTCGTTCGAGAGCCCATTGGTAGTCTAGTTCCTCTTCGCCGCTGAGGAATGCAAAAGCAATGCAGAATGATCGTTGACAGGCATCAACGCCGATAATGTCGAGAAGCGGCATGCCATACCGATTCGTCTTATATGTGCAGtctagaagaagaaggtcagGATATGCTTGCAGATAGGTAAGTGATTCAGGATGAGCAAATAAAACTGCTGTAACCCGTCCTACGCTATCTACCTGCATACGATTCCAAAAGCCTTCTTGATCTAGCTGGTTAATAAGAGCATGCATTGTGTTCTGGCCAAAACGAGATGATCGTCGAGCTTCTGCAATGCTGTTGGAGATATCCTTCTGAGTTGCAATGGAATTTGAATGTTGTCGAATATAGGTTCTAATCTCTTTTGAGCTGATTCCAGCCTTTGTAAGATTGCTGATTGTTGATTTATCGTCCTTCGAGAGCCTTCGAAGAACAGGATGAGCAGTGGGATGGGTGCTTGGCGTGTGGTTATGTGTAGCATATTGACTATCCGATCGATGTCGTACAACCCAGCCAGATGCATCGGGTAACTCCTTTGCGGTGATAGAGAAGGGGCAGAGGGTGCTTCGAGTGCAGGTTGCTCGAATACGGCTTCTTGAGTCGCTTGGAGGCCGACGGGCACGATCGCAAGTGAAGTAAACTGTAAGTCTCCCAGACTTGCCTTTGTTGGACCTTCCGGTAACAAAAGCATAGCCTCGTGGTGCTGCCCAGCGATTGATCGCTTGGAATAGATCATCTCGAGATGCATATGTATGCTCAGGAGGTAAGCAGTCATCCGGAAATTGATCcatttaagttaattaataaaatgaTACAGAGATCAAGATAAAGATGCTTAGCCCCTGAAAATCGCTCCCCCAACATcccataaatgatgaatgcttagtcaggggtctgtgccccgagcacacaggtcctgtgcgcctagacgacgccTCAATAAAGGACCGACACTTGCAGGACCGACGGCGCTCCAGGACCGCGTCGCTCccaccacaacaccagtagtatatatacattcgcttagcgc from Fusarium poae strain DAOMC 252244 chromosome Unknown contig_2, whole genome shotgun sequence harbors:
- the FUS4_2 gene encoding Secreted aspartic protease fus4 (SECRETED:SignalP(1-20)), with the protein product MLADATILAVLLGALVPAHAAALTLEHRSPSSGNSVAVPAYWDVYGYLFNVTVGSPPQELTMLSDMTWMAPFVRSGRCLGEFNPDLCAGQEQPFFNERDSESFSNASFAQTTWPITAFAPNFTVDYGRDEVCIGHVCNSDMLMQVSNFPYPASVVPAVPFGGIFGLAPPPSKRAETSEPANYQAWQEGNMGPLVGWHTCATLDSTSSCQGGDAQLVFGSTDTSMYDTKQLQSYGIQNPEWLSDAFYPATPPRSNYWSTPLTGMWVKDDGNKSKNYAVPFEAAKGGKTTPPLAVVDEGSEGLGAPLSLNGYKYLVSKTDAKPASTAVIEKIMSQGSTGYNTDMQDWYTLSCDDLDRYPDLVYEFDGGKEYTIPRRRLGAQDLCARGTDPPVSRLGAQPPD